A region of Myxococcus stipitatus DSM 14675 DNA encodes the following proteins:
- a CDS encoding bifunctional acetate--CoA ligase family protein/GNAT family N-acetyltransferase, whose amino-acid sequence MDAHAPGPRKSDPSYNVLHQQHTRQPLDVIFKPRSVAVVGASERPGSVGRTVLWNLISNPFGGTVYPINPKRPNVLGIRAWPSLRSLPEPVDLAVVVTPAPAVPDVIRECAELGVQGAIIISAGFKETGEAGARLEREILQIAQAARMRIIGPNCLGVMRPPTGFNATFAGAMARPGNVAFISQSGALLTAILDWSLREAVGFSAFVSVGSMLDVGWGDLIDYLADDPMTRSILLYMESIGDARAFLSAAREVALTKPIIVIKAGRTAQAAQAAASHTGTLTGSDEVLTAAFRRTGVLRVESISELFYMAETLAKQPRPAGRRLTVLTNAGGPGVLATDALVSGGGELAVLGEETRRSLDAFLPPQWSHGNPVDVLGDADPDRYAKALEVAGRDPGSDGLLVILTPQDMTEPTQTADRLKPYAKLPGKPVLASWMGGSEVAAGERILNDAGIPTFGYPDTAARIFNYMWRYSYNLAGLYETPTSTEEPTGGRDAARRLVDAARARGRTLLTEYESKQLLSAYGIPTVETKLAASEDDAVSKARALGYPVVLKLHSFTVTHKTDVGGVRLNLQDEEAVRHAFRGIRERLVELGQGEAFQGVTVQPMVRLSGLELIVGSSLDPQFGPVLLFGAGGTLVEVFKDRALGLPPLNTTLARRMMEQTRIFQALRGVRGAKPVDLPELERLLVRFSQMVVEQRWVKEVDINPLLASSERLLALDARIVLHPSTVTEAELPKLAIEPYPQQYVAPFRLENGEELLLRPIRPEDEPRMERFHRTLSEQTVFMRYAGLMQLSTRVAHERLARICFNDYAREMALVAERQGGELLGVGRLTRLRGTQDAEFAILISDAVQHQGLGSEMLRRLVEVGRAWGVQRIVADILAGNRAMQNISKRQGFSILPHEELAPDMVKAVKVL is encoded by the coding sequence ATGGACGCGCACGCCCCCGGACCCCGAAAGTCGGACCCTTCCTACAACGTGCTGCACCAGCAGCACACGCGGCAGCCGCTGGACGTCATCTTCAAGCCCCGCTCCGTCGCCGTGGTCGGTGCCAGCGAGCGCCCCGGCAGCGTGGGGCGCACCGTCCTCTGGAACCTCATCAGCAACCCCTTCGGCGGCACCGTCTATCCCATCAATCCCAAGCGGCCCAATGTCCTGGGCATCCGCGCCTGGCCCTCCCTCCGCTCACTCCCCGAGCCCGTCGACCTCGCCGTCGTCGTCACACCCGCGCCCGCCGTCCCCGACGTCATCCGGGAGTGCGCGGAGCTCGGCGTCCAGGGCGCCATCATCATCTCCGCGGGCTTCAAGGAGACCGGCGAGGCCGGCGCCCGCCTGGAGCGTGAAATCCTCCAGATTGCCCAAGCCGCGCGGATGCGCATCATCGGCCCCAACTGTCTGGGCGTGATGCGTCCCCCCACGGGCTTCAACGCGACCTTCGCGGGAGCCATGGCGCGCCCAGGCAACGTGGCCTTCATCAGCCAGAGCGGCGCGCTGCTCACCGCCATCCTCGACTGGAGCCTTCGCGAGGCGGTGGGCTTCAGCGCCTTCGTCTCCGTGGGCTCCATGCTCGACGTGGGGTGGGGCGACCTCATCGACTACCTCGCGGACGACCCGATGACGCGCTCCATCCTCCTCTACATGGAGTCCATCGGCGACGCGCGCGCCTTCCTCTCCGCCGCGCGCGAAGTCGCACTCACCAAGCCCATCATCGTCATCAAGGCCGGACGCACGGCCCAGGCCGCCCAGGCCGCCGCGTCGCACACGGGCACGCTCACCGGGAGCGACGAGGTCCTCACCGCCGCGTTCCGTCGCACCGGCGTGCTGCGCGTCGAGTCCATCTCCGAGCTCTTCTACATGGCGGAGACCCTGGCGAAGCAGCCTCGCCCCGCCGGACGCCGCCTCACCGTCCTGACCAACGCGGGCGGTCCCGGCGTCCTCGCCACGGATGCACTCGTGTCGGGCGGAGGTGAGCTCGCGGTGCTCGGCGAAGAAACGCGGCGCTCACTGGACGCCTTCCTGCCGCCCCAGTGGAGCCACGGCAATCCCGTGGATGTCCTGGGAGACGCCGACCCGGACCGCTACGCGAAGGCGCTGGAGGTCGCCGGCCGAGACCCGGGAAGCGACGGGCTGCTCGTCATCCTCACCCCACAGGACATGACGGAGCCGACGCAGACCGCGGACAGGCTCAAGCCCTACGCGAAGCTCCCCGGCAAGCCCGTCCTGGCGAGCTGGATGGGCGGCTCCGAGGTCGCCGCGGGAGAGCGCATCCTCAACGACGCGGGCATCCCCACCTTCGGCTATCCCGACACGGCCGCGCGCATCTTCAATTACATGTGGCGCTACTCGTACAACCTGGCGGGCCTGTACGAGACCCCGACGTCGACGGAGGAGCCCACCGGAGGCCGGGACGCGGCGCGCCGTCTGGTGGACGCGGCACGTGCCCGAGGCCGCACGCTGCTGACCGAGTACGAGTCCAAGCAGCTCCTGTCCGCTTACGGCATCCCCACCGTGGAGACGAAGCTCGCGGCGAGCGAAGACGACGCGGTGTCGAAGGCCCGCGCGTTGGGCTACCCCGTGGTCCTCAAGCTCCACTCGTTCACCGTGACGCACAAGACAGACGTGGGCGGCGTGAGGTTGAACCTCCAGGACGAGGAGGCCGTGCGCCACGCCTTCCGAGGCATCCGCGAGCGCCTGGTGGAGCTGGGGCAGGGCGAAGCATTTCAAGGGGTCACCGTCCAGCCCATGGTGCGGCTGAGCGGCCTGGAGCTCATCGTGGGCAGCAGCCTGGACCCCCAGTTCGGCCCCGTGCTGCTGTTTGGCGCGGGGGGCACGCTGGTGGAGGTGTTCAAGGACCGGGCGCTCGGGCTTCCTCCTCTCAACACGACGCTGGCGCGGAGGATGATGGAGCAGACGCGCATCTTCCAGGCGCTGCGCGGCGTGCGAGGCGCGAAGCCCGTGGACCTGCCCGAGCTGGAGCGGCTCCTCGTGCGCTTCAGCCAGATGGTGGTCGAGCAGCGCTGGGTGAAGGAGGTGGATATCAATCCCCTCCTGGCCTCATCGGAGCGGCTCCTGGCCCTGGATGCTCGCATCGTCCTCCATCCCTCCACGGTGACGGAGGCGGAGCTGCCGAAGCTCGCCATCGAGCCGTACCCACAGCAGTACGTGGCGCCCTTCCGGCTCGAGAACGGCGAGGAGCTGCTGCTCCGCCCCATCCGTCCCGAGGACGAGCCTCGGATGGAGCGCTTCCACCGCACGCTCTCCGAGCAGACGGTGTTCATGCGCTACGCGGGGTTGATGCAGCTGAGCACCCGCGTGGCGCACGAGCGGCTGGCGCGCATCTGCTTCAACGACTACGCGCGGGAGATGGCGCTGGTGGCCGAGCGCCAGGGCGGAGAGCTGCTCGGCGTGGGGCGACTGACGCGGCTGCGAGGCACCCAGGACGCGGAGTTCGCCATCCTCATCAGCGATGCCGTGCAGCACCAGGGGCTGGGCTCGGAGATGCTGCGGCGGCTGGTGGAGGTGGGCCGCGCGTGGGGTGTGCAGCGAATCGTCGCGGACATCCTCGCGGGGAACCGCGCCATGCAGAACATCAGCAAGCGGCAGGGGTTCTCCATCCTCCCTCACGAGGAGCTGGCCCCGGACATGGTCAAAGCGGTGAAGGTGCTCTGA
- a CDS encoding siderophore-interacting protein produces the protein MASGKAILGGLVGRFLFREARVGRVRELSPHFRWLEVGGEDLRDVEWSPGDKVQVFLPGIGMRTYTPLVWDSMLGSTQFLVYLHGNSPGAQWGRTLKLGDRCQLFGPRDSLPLDSLEGPVVLFGDETSFAVGHTLKSAKVPSTDISRVFEVSSATESLSVLSSLDMGDACLVERRPSDAHLAEVESKLRTALQQHGRANLVLTGRAQSIQTLRARLRTSPIPFATQKVKAYWSEGKVGLD, from the coding sequence ATGGCATCTGGAAAGGCAATTCTCGGCGGACTGGTGGGGCGGTTCTTGTTCAGGGAGGCGCGAGTCGGGCGGGTCCGCGAACTGTCTCCCCACTTCCGCTGGTTGGAAGTCGGCGGCGAGGACCTGCGCGACGTCGAGTGGTCTCCCGGAGACAAGGTCCAGGTCTTCCTTCCAGGCATCGGCATGAGGACCTACACGCCCCTGGTCTGGGACTCGATGCTGGGGTCCACCCAGTTCCTCGTCTATCTGCACGGCAACAGCCCCGGTGCCCAGTGGGGCCGCACCCTCAAGCTGGGGGACCGTTGCCAGTTGTTCGGCCCCCGGGACTCCCTCCCGCTCGACTCCCTCGAAGGGCCCGTCGTCCTCTTCGGCGATGAGACGTCCTTCGCCGTCGGCCATACCCTCAAGAGCGCGAAGGTCCCCTCGACGGATATCTCCCGGGTGTTCGAGGTCTCCTCCGCCACCGAGTCACTCTCGGTCCTCTCCTCGCTGGACATGGGGGATGCGTGCCTCGTGGAGCGACGCCCGTCCGATGCACATCTCGCCGAGGTCGAGTCGAAGCTGCGCACGGCCTTGCAACAGCACGGACGCGCGAACCTGGTGCTCACGGGGCGCGCTCAGTCCATCCAGACCCTGCGAGCCCGCCTCCGCACGAGCCCCATCCCCTTCGCCACGCAGAAGGTGAAGGCCTACTGGTCCGAGGGGAAGGTCGGACTCGACTGA
- a CDS encoding LysR family transcriptional regulator gives MSDSLLSTSDFGQLRAFVAVAESLSFSRAAEKLGVSSSSLSQLVSGLEERVGVRLLQRNTRSVSLTEAGDRLFQRVRPAVQELAAAFVQTRERRARPAGIVRIHCFRTAAALFLRPLLRPFHDAYPDVVLDITLDDEVVDLVAGGYDAAIRIGEVIDQDLVAIRLGPDLRQIAVASPEYLARCGTPRHPRDLASHRCIAWRWPGHEKPYKWEFVEDEKWFEVAVEGPVITNVKDFGLQAAVDGLGIAFASEQLIAPHVTAGRLVTLLEPWSGQFPGYFLCYPAQRQMAPPLRAFIDSVRSISKESAD, from the coding sequence ATGAGCGACTCCCTTCTTTCCACCAGCGATTTCGGCCAGCTCCGCGCCTTTGTCGCGGTCGCGGAGTCGCTCAGTTTCAGTCGAGCGGCCGAGAAACTCGGCGTCTCCTCCTCGTCGCTGAGCCAGCTGGTCAGCGGGCTCGAGGAGCGCGTCGGTGTCCGCCTCCTGCAGCGAAACACTCGGAGCGTTTCCCTGACCGAGGCTGGCGACCGGCTATTCCAGCGAGTCAGGCCCGCGGTCCAGGAGCTTGCGGCAGCCTTCGTCCAGACGCGCGAGCGCCGTGCCCGTCCCGCCGGCATCGTTCGCATTCACTGCTTCCGGACGGCCGCGGCCTTGTTCCTGAGGCCACTCCTGCGTCCCTTCCATGACGCGTATCCCGACGTCGTGCTCGACATCACGCTCGACGATGAGGTCGTGGATCTCGTGGCCGGTGGCTATGACGCCGCCATCCGCATCGGCGAGGTCATCGATCAGGATCTGGTCGCCATCAGGCTCGGTCCGGACCTGCGGCAGATCGCCGTCGCCTCGCCTGAGTATCTCGCCCGGTGCGGCACGCCTCGACATCCGCGTGACCTCGCATCCCATCGGTGTATCGCCTGGCGCTGGCCCGGTCACGAAAAGCCATACAAATGGGAGTTCGTGGAGGACGAGAAATGGTTCGAGGTCGCGGTCGAGGGACCGGTCATTACCAACGTCAAGGACTTCGGACTGCAGGCGGCCGTCGATGGGCTCGGCATCGCGTTCGCGAGTGAGCAACTGATTGCACCGCACGTCACCGCGGGTCGGCTGGTGACGTTGCTCGAGCCCTGGTCAGGCCAGTTTCCGGGATACTTCCTCTGCTATCCGGCGCAGCGACAGATGGCTCCGCCGCTGCGGGCGTTCATCGACTCAGTTCGCTCGATATCGAAGGAATCCGCCGACTGA
- a CDS encoding nuclear transport factor 2 family protein, with translation MDIDMQALVTLAQSYFDAAYEMDADRFALLFHPVSSVSSAVRAGEDLKVSVTPIETWLAAVRNMKAPKQLGLARHDELLSIDVAKDLALVKLTLQIPPRCFTDLLSCVKVDGTWKIVQKVTLSSTLPIPLSQT, from the coding sequence ATGGATATCGACATGCAGGCTTTGGTCACGTTGGCGCAGTCCTACTTCGACGCGGCCTATGAAATGGATGCTGATAGATTCGCGCTCCTCTTTCATCCCGTGAGTTCCGTGAGCTCCGCGGTGAGGGCCGGCGAGGACCTCAAGGTGAGCGTGACGCCGATCGAGACGTGGCTGGCGGCGGTCCGAAACATGAAGGCTCCGAAACAACTGGGCTTGGCGCGTCACGACGAACTCTTGTCCATCGACGTTGCCAAGGATTTGGCACTCGTGAAGCTGACGCTGCAGATTCCGCCCCGCTGTTTCACCGACCTGTTGTCGTGTGTCAAGGTTGATGGGACCTGGAAGATCGTCCAGAAAGTAACCCTCTCATCGACGCTCCCCATCCCCCTCTCCCAGACGTGA
- a CDS encoding HAL/PAL/TAL family ammonia-lyase, giving the protein MPTYQQIRQVILGPRLGLTHFMAVARAGARVDFSEDYRRRVERSRALIDKALREGRVIYGVTTGVGSLSTRAIDPEEMAQLQRNIVLSHAVSVGSPFSPEEARGTMLMVLQNLGQGFSGVRLEVLESLRGMLNRNLIPWMPREGSVGYLAPEAHLALVVMGEGRAYWEGTLLPGRVALERAGLSPLTFLAKEGLALLNGTSAVTALGAVALHDLLQAAKSADIIGAISLEALRGLTRALDERVMKVRPHPEQAATAANVRAMLQDSEVLACSEGSRLQDALSLRCIPQLHGAAKKMLNDARETLEIELNSCCDNPIVWDEAGDADVISAGNCDSSYVGLAMDGAAIAATMLAKMSERRNSRFLDENVSGHPAYLVKTAGLDSGLMIPQYTQVGLLGDMRILSTPSSIDSVPTCALQEDYVAMGYNASKKALTVAGHLEYVLAIELLSGYQAQQFLDPALSRGVGTRQVLKELARVIPVMSQDMLLHPHMEWLRDWIHSGRLVDLVEEVVGELHER; this is encoded by the coding sequence ATGCCGACCTACCAACAGATTCGCCAGGTGATACTGGGCCCGAGGTTGGGGCTGACGCACTTCATGGCCGTTGCTCGGGCCGGTGCGCGGGTCGACTTCTCCGAAGACTACCGGCGGCGCGTGGAGCGCTCGCGTGCTCTCATCGACAAGGCCCTTCGTGAGGGGCGGGTCATCTACGGGGTGACCACGGGGGTCGGCTCGCTGAGCACTCGGGCCATCGACCCGGAGGAGATGGCGCAACTCCAACGCAACATCGTGCTGTCCCACGCGGTGTCCGTCGGCAGTCCCTTCAGCCCGGAGGAGGCGCGGGGCACGATGCTGATGGTGTTGCAGAACCTGGGGCAGGGCTTCAGCGGCGTGCGCCTGGAGGTGCTGGAGTCGCTGCGAGGGATGCTCAATCGCAACCTGATTCCCTGGATGCCGCGAGAGGGCTCCGTGGGCTATCTGGCGCCCGAGGCCCATCTTGCGCTGGTGGTGATGGGGGAGGGCCGAGCCTACTGGGAGGGCACGCTGCTGCCGGGCCGCGTGGCCCTGGAGCGGGCAGGGCTCTCCCCTCTGACCTTCCTCGCGAAGGAGGGCCTGGCGTTGCTCAATGGCACGTCCGCGGTGACCGCACTGGGGGCCGTGGCCCTGCATGACCTGCTTCAGGCGGCGAAGAGCGCGGACATCATCGGCGCCATCTCCCTCGAGGCCCTGCGGGGATTGACTCGGGCCCTGGACGAGAGGGTCATGAAGGTGCGCCCGCATCCCGAACAGGCCGCAACCGCCGCCAACGTCCGCGCGATGCTTCAGGACTCGGAGGTGTTGGCCTGCTCCGAGGGCAGCCGCTTGCAGGATGCCCTGTCCCTGCGCTGCATCCCCCAGTTGCATGGGGCCGCGAAGAAGATGCTGAACGATGCCCGGGAGACGCTCGAAATCGAGCTGAACTCCTGCTGTGACAACCCCATCGTCTGGGACGAGGCCGGAGACGCCGACGTCATCTCCGCCGGCAACTGCGACTCATCCTACGTGGGCCTCGCGATGGACGGCGCGGCCATCGCCGCCACCATGCTGGCGAAGATGTCCGAGCGCCGGAACAGCCGTTTCCTCGACGAGAACGTGTCTGGCCATCCGGCCTATCTGGTGAAGACAGCCGGGCTCGACTCCGGGCTGATGATTCCCCAATACACCCAGGTGGGCCTGCTGGGTGACATGCGGATTCTGTCGACGCCGTCCTCCATCGACAGCGTCCCGACGTGTGCCCTCCAGGAGGACTACGTCGCCATGGGGTACAACGCCTCCAAGAAGGCGCTCACGGTCGCCGGACATCTCGAGTATGTGCTGGCCATCGAGTTGCTCAGTGGATATCAAGCCCAGCAATTCCTGGACCCAGCCCTGTCGCGTGGCGTGGGCACGCGACAGGTGTTGAAGGAACTGGCGAGAGTGATTCCAGTCATGAGCCAGGACATGCTCCTCCACCCTCACATGGAATGGCTCCGTGACTGGATTCACTCCGGCCGGCTGGTGGACCTGGTCGAGGAGGTTGTCGGCGAGCTGCATGAGAGGTGA
- a CDS encoding tetratricopeptide repeat-containing serine/threonine-protein kinase encodes MTDALEATVPSLEPGSRVARYVVRERLGAGAMGVVYAVDDPELGRRVALKMLHPEGHQREKLQKRLLREAQALARLSHPNIVTLYDVGTHGDAVFLTMELVEGVTLAEWMKEPHPWKEVLQVFLDAGKGLAAAHAAGLVHRDFKPANTLLGKQGRVFVTDFGIAGELHPEAGAPLHEDDKLPAIPWGNLTRTGQLLGTPAYLAPELVIGQRADARSDEFSFCVALYEALFGARPFQGDTLQEVINAALQGRVSPPKEGVKVPTRVRRAILRGLKGTPEERFPSMQALLTALAPPPHRRVLTWAAAAATGLLGALVAHGVGVVHRHESRCEQEVEKLAAAWSPARRERVRAAFLATGTAYSVSSWERLGVALDAYADQWRTLRTESCLATDSGTTDTAAWRTAACLDARLWQFAATTQVLENVDVLIVQNAPKLTASLEGLEGCREAPALSGRPQPPDALRPRVDAARHTLAQARAHYLAGRYRESLAVTTTLLDEIKRLDYKPLTAEVLLVHGTSLGDNDQPKEAEEFLDQALWAAEAGRDDEMVARAWLELIWVVGESLSRPADGEKIVRHAQAAVERLGRERFPDLTAELHLRVSALRFQQSRLGEAELEAIQGLELSRARTGSDSLRTAQFLHQLARVRMFQLRRKEALDLHLQAFEVRKRLLGPDNPALMVSYDRVAMSYQGLGRHEEASDIWRRALSLQNAAPGSENIVVAGMLSNLALSMRVMGQVEEARPLLEQSRAIYARIRGADHYLVAGVIVEQAILHGDLGEDDKAIALSTEALARLQRSMGADTARATLSLTTRGSAHLSAGHPLEARRDLQDALKRVEASEGEGGASSLEVLLPLAKVALALKAPKEALEYCERARKLTEKVQSQESEDGANALTCVGEVYLAMGSVDNALPPLERAWRTLTQMEGQGDPLAVAHTAFVLARARMETDPSPDRVGALAMANEARTRLESVGVRGRRELEKVLAWQRLQGM; translated from the coding sequence GTGACGGACGCTCTCGAGGCGACGGTCCCATCCCTGGAGCCTGGCTCGCGCGTCGCCCGGTACGTCGTGCGAGAGCGCCTTGGCGCTGGCGCCATGGGCGTCGTCTATGCGGTGGATGACCCGGAGCTGGGCCGCCGAGTGGCCCTCAAGATGCTTCACCCCGAAGGCCACCAGCGAGAGAAGTTGCAGAAGCGACTGCTCCGGGAGGCCCAGGCGCTCGCGCGGCTCTCCCACCCCAACATCGTCACCCTGTACGATGTCGGCACCCACGGTGACGCGGTCTTCCTCACCATGGAGCTCGTCGAGGGCGTCACCCTCGCGGAGTGGATGAAGGAGCCTCACCCCTGGAAGGAAGTCCTCCAAGTCTTTCTCGACGCCGGGAAGGGCCTCGCCGCGGCACACGCCGCGGGCCTCGTCCACCGCGACTTCAAGCCCGCGAACACCCTCCTGGGCAAGCAAGGCCGCGTCTTCGTGACGGACTTCGGCATCGCCGGGGAGCTCCACCCGGAAGCAGGCGCTCCGCTTCATGAAGACGACAAGTTGCCAGCCATCCCCTGGGGGAACCTGACCCGGACGGGTCAGCTCCTGGGGACTCCCGCCTACCTCGCGCCGGAGCTGGTGATCGGCCAGCGCGCGGATGCCCGCTCCGACGAGTTCAGCTTCTGCGTGGCGCTCTACGAGGCCCTCTTCGGCGCACGTCCCTTCCAGGGTGACACGCTGCAAGAGGTGATCAACGCGGCACTCCAAGGAAGAGTGAGCCCGCCCAAGGAGGGGGTGAAAGTCCCGACCCGGGTTCGACGCGCGATCCTCCGAGGGCTCAAGGGCACGCCCGAGGAGCGCTTCCCTTCCATGCAAGCCCTGCTGACGGCCCTCGCGCCACCGCCCCACCGGCGGGTGCTCACGTGGGCGGCGGCGGCGGCGACAGGCCTGTTGGGCGCTCTCGTGGCTCATGGCGTGGGCGTGGTGCACCGGCACGAGTCCCGTTGCGAGCAGGAGGTGGAGAAGCTGGCCGCGGCCTGGAGCCCCGCGCGGCGCGAGCGCGTGCGAGCGGCCTTCCTCGCCACGGGCACGGCCTACTCCGTTTCGTCTTGGGAACGCCTGGGGGTGGCGTTGGACGCATACGCGGACCAGTGGCGCACGCTGCGGACCGAGTCCTGCCTGGCCACGGACAGCGGCACCACGGACACCGCCGCCTGGCGGACGGCCGCGTGCCTCGATGCGCGACTCTGGCAGTTCGCCGCCACCACCCAGGTGCTGGAGAACGTGGACGTGCTCATCGTGCAGAACGCGCCCAAACTGACGGCGTCCCTCGAGGGGCTCGAAGGATGCCGGGAGGCGCCAGCGCTCTCCGGCCGCCCTCAGCCACCCGACGCGCTCCGTCCCCGGGTCGATGCGGCACGACACACGCTTGCCCAGGCCCGGGCGCACTACCTGGCCGGCCGCTACCGCGAGAGCCTGGCGGTGACGACGACCCTCCTCGATGAAATCAAGAGGCTCGACTACAAGCCGCTGACGGCGGAGGTGCTCCTGGTTCATGGCACGAGCCTCGGGGACAACGACCAGCCGAAAGAGGCGGAGGAGTTCCTCGACCAGGCTTTGTGGGCCGCTGAAGCCGGGCGTGATGATGAGATGGTGGCTCGCGCCTGGCTCGAGCTCATCTGGGTGGTGGGTGAGTCATTGTCCCGTCCCGCGGACGGGGAGAAGATCGTGCGACATGCCCAGGCCGCCGTCGAGCGGCTGGGGCGCGAGCGCTTCCCGGACCTCACGGCCGAGCTGCACCTCCGTGTGTCCGCGCTGCGGTTTCAGCAATCCAGGCTGGGCGAAGCGGAGCTGGAGGCCATCCAGGGCCTGGAGCTTTCACGCGCGAGGACGGGCTCGGACAGCCTCCGCACGGCCCAGTTCCTTCACCAGCTCGCGAGAGTCCGCATGTTTCAGCTCCGCCGGAAGGAGGCGCTGGACCTTCACCTCCAGGCCTTCGAGGTGCGCAAGCGACTGCTGGGCCCTGACAACCCAGCGCTCATGGTCTCCTACGACCGGGTCGCCATGAGCTACCAAGGATTGGGTCGGCACGAAGAAGCGAGCGACATCTGGCGCCGGGCCTTGTCCCTGCAGAACGCGGCTCCAGGCTCGGAGAACATCGTCGTCGCGGGCATGCTCTCGAACCTCGCCTTGAGCATGCGCGTCATGGGCCAGGTGGAGGAGGCGCGGCCCCTCCTCGAGCAGTCGCGAGCCATCTACGCGCGCATCCGTGGGGCTGACCACTACCTCGTCGCCGGGGTCATCGTGGAGCAAGCCATCCTGCATGGAGACCTGGGCGAGGACGACAAGGCCATTGCCCTCTCCACGGAGGCACTGGCGCGTCTCCAGCGCTCCATGGGGGCGGACACCGCGCGCGCTACCTTGTCGCTGACGACGCGAGGGTCCGCGCATCTGTCCGCGGGCCACCCTCTCGAAGCGCGGCGGGATCTCCAGGACGCGCTGAAGCGGGTGGAGGCGTCAGAGGGCGAGGGGGGCGCGAGCTCCCTGGAGGTGCTTCTGCCCCTGGCGAAGGTGGCCCTGGCACTCAAGGCGCCGAAGGAGGCGCTCGAGTACTGCGAGCGCGCGCGAAAACTGACCGAGAAGGTCCAGAGTCAAGAGTCCGAGGACGGCGCCAACGCTCTGACCTGTGTCGGAGAGGTCTACCTGGCGATGGGCTCGGTGGACAACGCCCTCCCGCCGCTCGAGCGCGCCTGGCGCACCCTCACTCAAATGGAGGGACAAGGAGACCCCTTGGCCGTGGCTCACACCGCCTTCGTGCTGGCTCGGGCGCGGATGGAGACAGATCCCTCTCCTGACCGGGTAGGTGCGCTCGCGATGGCCAACGAGGCCCGGACGCGACTGGAGTCGGTGGGTGTCCGGGGGCGACGGGAGCTCGAGAAGGTGCTCGCCTGGCAGCGGCTCCAGGGGATGTGA
- a CDS encoding NmrA family NAD(P)-binding protein: MHIVINTPNGNIGRSLALRLLEAGESLTVISRSEEKVAEVVQRGAKVVVGSTDDAAVLDRAFAGAKAIFWLTPPPARPDFIEWSEGLARLAASKAKAHGVARVVVLSSMGAQSGRGTGPVGGLLAVEEAFKAAVPDVMILRPGYFMENLLRAVPTLVSEGSISLPIPADRQQPFVATRDIALKAEGVLRDGTWTGHRYLGIHGPRSLTYTEVEKLLSEALGRPVRYVQVSLSDARKGMQGAGLPGFLVELLSEMYQSALEGRLDPAEPRTVETTTPTTLAQWAKEVLAPEVARARASAA, encoded by the coding sequence ATGCACATCGTCATCAATACCCCGAATGGAAACATTGGCAGGAGTCTCGCGCTGCGGCTGCTGGAGGCGGGGGAGTCGCTCACCGTCATCAGTCGGAGTGAGGAGAAGGTGGCGGAGGTGGTGCAGCGAGGTGCGAAGGTGGTGGTGGGCTCGACGGATGACGCGGCGGTGCTGGACCGTGCGTTCGCGGGGGCGAAGGCGATCTTCTGGCTGACGCCGCCGCCCGCGCGTCCGGACTTCATCGAGTGGTCGGAGGGATTGGCACGGCTGGCTGCGAGCAAGGCGAAGGCGCACGGTGTCGCGCGAGTGGTGGTGCTGTCGAGCATGGGTGCGCAGTCGGGGCGGGGGACGGGCCCGGTGGGAGGGCTGCTCGCGGTGGAGGAGGCGTTCAAGGCCGCGGTGCCCGACGTGATGATCCTGCGCCCGGGCTACTTCATGGAGAATCTCTTGAGGGCGGTGCCGACGCTGGTGAGCGAGGGCTCCATCTCCCTGCCCATCCCAGCGGACCGACAGCAGCCCTTCGTGGCCACGAGGGACATCGCGCTGAAGGCAGAGGGCGTGTTGCGCGATGGCACGTGGACGGGGCACCGGTATCTGGGCATCCATGGCCCGCGGTCGCTGACGTACACGGAGGTGGAGAAGCTCCTCTCGGAGGCGCTGGGGCGGCCGGTGCGCTACGTCCAGGTGTCCCTGTCGGATGCGCGCAAGGGGATGCAGGGCGCGGGCTTGCCGGGGTTCCTGGTGGAGCTGTTGTCGGAAATGTATCAGTCCGCGCTCGAGGGGCGATTGGACCCGGCGGAGCCTCGGACCGTGGAGACGACGACGCCCACGACCCTGGCTCAGTGGGCGAAGGAAGTCCTCGCGCCCGAGGTGGCGCGGGCGCGTGCCTCCGCGGCTTGA